The Collinsella aerofaciens genomic sequence CCCTGATCGAGGGGCTGCCCTCCGCGACGGCGCCCATCACGCCCCTCCGAGCGAGTCGAGCAGCGCGAGGTTGGCGCGCGCGGCCTCGGCGATGTCCGCGTCGGCCAGGCCCCGCTTCCCCTCGAGGGCCTGCCCATAGTGGTCGGGGTCGTAGTTGATGGGCCTCGACGGCCCGGACGCGGCGTCGTGGACGGCGACCTCCTCGCCGGCCATCCTCACAACGACCTGGCCGCCGGGCATCGCTATGACGCTCACGCGCCGGCCGATGCAGCGCCTGGGCACGGACCACTCCCTGCCGGCGGCCCTGACGAGCATGGTCGGCGGGACGGTCTGGACGCTCACGTCGCCCACCATCGACTCGAGGAGCCGGAGGTTCCCGATGGGCCGCAGGCTCTCCTTCTCCCGCATGAACAGCGCGTCGGGCGGCAGGCCGGTGGTGCGGTTCGGCTCCGAGTTGGCCTGGGCCTCGACCCGGGCCACCGCCTCGGCGAGGCCGCTCCACCCGGTGAACTCGCCGCCGTAGGCGAGCAGGCGGTTCAGGAAGCGGTTGGCCGACTCGTCCTTGCCCTTGGTCTGCGGCGAGCGCGGCGCGCAGAGTCTGAGCTCGAAGCCGGCCTCCCGCGCGAACCGCCACGCCCTCTCCTGCCTGGTCCTCCTGCGGCCCGAGACGGTCACCAGGCACGACATGTTGTCCGTGATGCACTCCTCCGGGACGCCGCCGAGGCGGGTGAAGGTGGCGAGCAGGCAGGACAGTGTTAGCGTCAATATAATTTTCACCATTTCCACCAACGCATTTTCGCCAATCGCGCCAACGCGGATACGCCGGATTCGCCAACGCGGATGTGCCGCTTTCGGCGCCTAGGCGCCCTCCTCCTTCCCGTCCTCACCGCCGATGGACACGTCCTTCAGGCGGTACGACCGGCCCGTTATCTTGATCATCGCGCAGTGGTGGCACAGCCTGTCGGCGACCGCCGAGGCCGTGACGTTGCTGCCGAACACGTCGCCCCACCTGCCGACCGGCACGTTGGTCGTGACGATCGTCGACCGCTTGAGCGCGTAGCGCCTGTTCACCAGCTGGAACAGAAGGTCGGCGCCCTCCTTCCCGATATCGAGGTAGCCCAGCTCGTCTATTATCAGCAGGCTGCAGTGCTCGTAGAACCGCATCCTGCGCGCCAGCGCCTCCTTCGCCGAGGCGTGCTTGAGGTCCTCGACCAGCCTCGAGCAGTCGGCGAAGTACACCTGCTTGCGGGCCATCACCGCCTCGTGGCCTATGGCTATCGACAGGTGGGTCTTGCCGACGCCCGGGCTGCCGACGAGCACGACGTTGTCGCCGCGGTCGACGAACTCGAGCGTGGCCAGCTGCTCGACCAGCCCGCGGGGCACGCTCGGCTGGAAACCCCAGTCGAAGTCGGCCAGCGTCTTTATGTAGGGGAAGTTGGCCATCCTCGTGCGGCGCTCGTCGTCGGCGCGCCGCTTGAGGGCTATCTGGGCGTCGGTGAGCTCGAGCATGGCGTCGACCAGGCTCTTCCTCCCGTCGGCGACGAGCCTGACGTACTCGGGCACCGACGACGCCATGCCCTCGAGCCCCAGCTCCTCGAGATTGGCCGCCAGGCGGTTGAGCGGGCTGGCCTGCACCGCGGCGCTCACAGCGAGCCCCCTATCGAGTCGAGCAGCCCGAGGTTGGCGGCGGCGGCCGCCTCGATGTCGCCGGCGGCGTCGCCGAACCAGCGCTTCCCGGCCATGGCCTCGGCGTAGTGCGCCGGGTCGTAGGCCGGCCCGCCCGCCACGTGCGTCGCCACCAGCTCGCCGCCGACGTAGCAGTCCATCGCGCCGCCGGGCATGCAGACGATGCGGGCGGGCCTGCCGATGCAGCGCCTGGGCACCGACATGGGCTCGCCGTGCGCGCTGACCAGCATCGTGGCCGGCACCCTGGCCACGCGCACCACGTCGCCCATCGCCTCCTCGAGGGCGCGGAGGTTGCCGACGGGCAGCAGCGCGTCCTTCTCCTCCATGAACAGCGCGGAGGGCGGCAGCCCCGTGGTCTCGTTGGGCTCGGAGTTGCTGGCGTCCTCGATCCGCGCGATGATCTCGTCGATGTCGTCCCAGCCGTCGAAGTCGCCCTGGTAGGCCGCGAGCCGCGACAGGAAGCGGTTCGACGACTCGACCTTGCCCTTGGTCTGGGGGCTGCGCGGGCGGCACAGCTTCAGCTCGAAGCCGGCGGCCTTGGCGAACTCGTATGCGCGCTGGACCTTGAGGCGCCTGCCGCCCTTGACCGTCACCAGGGCGGACATGTTGTCCGTGACCCACTCGCGGGGCACGCCGCCGAGCCTCGCGATCGTGGCGTACATGCACCTGACCAGGTCGTCGGTCGTCCTGGTCCCCGACCGGATGAATATGTGCCTGCGGGAATGGCCCAGCGTCGCCGCGAACACGTTGAACTCGAACAGCTCGCCGTCGCGGTTCGCCATCCTGACCGACTCCTTCCAGTCGAACTGCAGCTGCAGCCCGGGCGGCGTCTCGAAGCGCGGGTGCGGTTCCGGGCCGACGGAGGCCCCGACGGCGATACCGTTCTTGCGCATGAACTGGGTGAAGGCGTTGTAGCCGGCCAGGTTCTCGCCGGGATACCTGTGCAGCAGCCACTCGTGGATGCCCTTCTTGGTGACCCCCGGCAGCTGCGCCTTGGCGGCCACCTCCTCGATGTGCGCGTCGAAGGAGCCCGCCCTGTCGGCGCGCCCGTCGCGGGGCCGGCCGCCCTCGGCCCTCCAGTACGCCGCCACGGTGTGCCTGTCCTTGCCGTAGCGCTTCGCTATGTCGCTGAAGTTGGGCTTTATGCCCGCTTCCCTGTACATGTCCAACTCTCCGATCAGGTTCTTCTCCGCCACGGTCGCTCCTCCCGAAAGCATCGTCCGCTTGTCGGTCGAAGCGTAAGCCCCGGCGTTGGTGGAAATGGTGAAAATGCGTTGGCGCGATTGGGGAAATTGCGTTGGCGGAATCGGCTAAAGTGCGATGGCGAAATTGGTTGTTTTTACAGTAGCGCTAACAGACAGCAGGTCGTCGAGCGTGCGGCTCCTGACCGGTATGAAGCGGTGCTTCCGGGAGTAGCCGAGCGTCGCGGTGAACACGCTGAACTCGAAGACCTCGCCCTCCGAGTCGACGAGCCTCATGCCCTCCTTCCAGTCGAACTGCAGCTGCCTGCCCGGGGGCGTCTCGAACCGCGGGTGCGGCTCGCGGCCGCCCGCGCCCCCGAAGGGCACGTCGCGGGCCCGGCACCACGCGGTGAAGGCGCCGTACCCGGGCAGCCCCTCCCCGCGGCCCTCGCGCAGGAACGCGTAGACTGCCATCTTGGTCATCCCGGGCAGCTGGGCCTTCGCGCGGATCACCTCCTCGAGCGGGTCGAAGGCGCTGCCCCTCGCGGACCTCCCGTCGGCGGCGGACTCGCCCTCCCGCCAGTACTTGGCGACCGTGTGCCGGTCCATGCCGTGCCTCCTCGCGATCTCGCTGAAGTTCGGCTTCGCGCCGGACCCCCTGTAGACGTTCAGCTCTCCCATTACGTTTCGCTCCATATCCCGCTCCTCCCGGGTCGGATACCCGATCGGAGCATAGTTCCGTTAGCGCAGTTGGTGAAAGTACGTTAGCGGGGTCGGCGAAAGCGCGTTAGCGCATTCGGCGAGATGCGTTTGCGAAAGTGGTCAATTTTAGATTAGCGCTAACAGGCGGCAGACCTCTCGTCCAAGAACGACCGCAACGACGCGGCCAGGATGGCCAAGGCGATACTGTCGCACGATATCTCCCCGGTATGGGTGCCGTCCCCCGAGATCGAGGGGCTCAGGGACCTCGCCGGGGCCCACGACGCGGCGACCGCGAGGCTCGCGGCGGCGAAGCAGCGGCTCCTGGCGTTCCTAGCCCGCCGTGGCTACGCCTACGGCGGCACGACGCCGGCCGGAAACCCCCGGAGGTACTGGACGTACGACTTCCTCAGGTGGCTCGACAAGGTCCGGCCCGCCGACGACGGCGGCATCCGGGCGCTGGCGGCGCTGAGGAACGAGGTCGAGGCGGCCGCCGAGACGCGCGACGACCTCCTCGCCGAGTACAGGGCCGCCGTCGCGGCGGGCCCCCTCTCGGCGGAGGTCGAGGCGCTCCAGTCGATCAAGGGGTGCGGCTTCGCGCTCGCCGCCGCCTTCGCGTCCGAGGTCGGCGACTTCTCGAGGTTCCGCTCCGGCAGGCAGGTGACGGCCTACTTCGGCCTCGCCCCGAAGCAGAGGTCGAGCGCGGACTCCGTGCGCCTCGGCGGGATCAGCGGGGCCGGCAACGCCCTCGTCAGGAGGCTGGCCGTCGAGGGGTCCTGGAGCTACGTCCAGGCGAGCCACCAACCGAAGCTGATGCCCAAGGGCAGCGGCGTCCCGCTCGAGGTGAGGATGCACGGGAGGAAGGGTTCCGAGCGCCTGCTCCGGCGCCGCGAGGAGATGCTCGCCAGGGGCATGCCCCAGGCGAAGGCGAACGCCGCCACCGCCGCCGAGCTCGTGAGGTGGCTGTGGGCCCTCGGCGCGATGTGCCGGGAGGCAACCGAATAGACATAGCCCCCGTCCCGGCGAGCCGGGCAGCCTTCGGGGATACCCCCGCTTTCGCTGGGCGCGCGGCAGCGGCCGCATGCGCGTAGTCAGACTTGGGGAGCCCCGCCGAAGGAGAGGATTGCGGGCCGCCGGAGCGGTATCCGCGGATATGAGACTGAGCCGAAGGCGTCGACGACATGCCGGGGGCGGACCGGGACGGGTTCAACGGCAGGCCCCGCCGACCGATTGCAAGCGGTCGGCGGGGCCATTGTGGCTCTTGACAGCGGATTGGGTCATATGAGCGAGCGGGTCGCATTTGAGGCAAGGTGACGTGAAACGAAAGGGCGCTGACCTTCTGGTCGCGCCCTTGAAGTTGAACGTCAGATTGTCCAAATGCGGCCCGCGCAGCGTCGAGTAGTTACGCGGTTCGTAGAACCGCGTAACTAACAAATGAGCATCGCGTCGCCAAAGCTGAAGAAGCGATAACGTTCTTCGATGGCAGCGGCGTAGGCATCCATGATCTGGTCGCGGGTGGCAAGCGCGCTCACGAGCATCATGAGCGTGGAGCGCGGCACATGGAAGTTCGTGATCAGCGCGTCGACCACGTGATAGGTCGAGCCGGGCATGAGGTAAAGCTGCGTCGTGGCGTTCTCGCGCACCACGATGTCACCGCGGCCAAGCGTATCGGCCCCGTCCTCGCGGCCTTCAAAATAGCGCGCCGTCACGGCCGGATCGGACACCGGCGCGTCCGTGTCAAACGCGCTCTCGAGCGAGCGCACCGCGGTAGTGCCGACGGCGATCACACGATGACCCTCGGCCTTGGCCTTATGCACGGCGTCGACAACCTCCTGCGACACGTGGTAGCGCTCGGTGTGCATGACGTGCTGCGTGGGGTCGTCCTCCTCCACCAAGCGGAAGGTATCGATGCCCACCTCGAGCTCGACGGCGGCAAACTTGGCACCCTTGGCCTCGATAGCGGCCATGAGCTCAGGAGTAAAATGCAGGCCCGCCGTGGGAGCGGCAGCCGAGTGCTCCTCCTTCATGGCGTACACGGTCTGATATTTCTCGGGATCGCCCTCGTAATCGGTAATGTAGGGCGGCAGCGGCACGTGACCGGCAGCATGGATGGCCTCGTCAAGCGTGCGCGGCTCGCCGGCGGCATTGCAACCGGCCGGCTCAAAACGCACCAGGCGGCCGCCGCGACTATCGGTGACAAAGTCGACGACCTCGGCCGTCAGCACCACGGGAGCCCCCTCGGGCGCATGAGCGCCACCGGCGCGATACTCAATCTGAGCACCGGGCTTCAGGCGCTTACCCGGCTTGACCAAGCACTCCCAAACATGGCCCAGCGGGTCAACATCCTCGCGGCGCTTGAGCAGCAACGTCTCGACCACGCCGCCCGAGCCCGTCTTGCGACCGATAAGACGGGCCGGCATCACGCGCGTCTGGTTGATGACGAGCACGTCGCCCGGCTCGATATAGTCGATGATGTCACGGAAGATGCGGTGCTCGACGGTGCCGCCATGCCCTAACGGCGTTCCTGTCTCGGAGCCTTTGCGATCAACCACCAGCAGGCGGCAGGAGTCGCGCGGCTCGGCAGGCGCCTGGGCGATGAGCTCTTCGGGCAGGTTATAGTCAAAATCATCGGTACGCATAGACACGTCGGATTCTCCTTATATAGCTAAAGTCCGCTCTACATCCTAGCAGGCTGACGTCCCAAGTGAACTACTTTTTGGCGGCTTTGCGCTCGTCGCGGATGCGGGCGCGGTCCATGGCCGCCTCGACGGCCGAGAAACGGCAGCCGCAGTAGTTCTGCCGATACATGCCCAGCTCGCGCGAACGACGTGTCGCCTCGGGGTAATACGTGCGAAAATCGCGAATCACCGGAGTGAGACCGCGGGCAGCAGCCAGACGCTCCAACACATCATTGCAGGTTTCGAACAACTGGTACGGCGAGACGGCGAGCGTCGTGCCCACAAACTCAAACCCGCGCTCCTGGGCCACACGGCACGCCTCGGCCAGACGCAGGGCATAGCATGAGCGACAGCGACGGGCTCGATCGGCGCCCAGCGGGGCCACGCCGGCCTCCCAGCGCTCCCGGTCCTCCCCCGCCTCGATAAGCTCGATGTCGCCATCGGCACACCACCGGCGCAGCTCGTCCAAACGCCGCTGCCATTCATCGTGCGGCTGAATATTGGGGTTTGTCCAGCAGATTGTGGGCTCAAACCCTTCCTCGCGCAGCAGGCGGACCGGCTCAAGAGAGCACGGCGCACAGCACGCATGCAGCAACAACGGCTTCATCGACATCTCCTCACCCGAAAAAGCGCACGCCAAAGGACGTATCCTCGCAGGCGACAATGCGGCGGTCGCGCAAAATGGTCCGCACGTAATACCAGTCGCCCACACAGCCCGACAAATGCAAGCCGGCCGCCAGGTAGCACAGCAGCGGATAGCCCGAAAACGCAAACCCCAGGGCAAGCGCCGCCGTCACAACAACCGTCGGCGCCAGGCAAACCGCCATGTACCGCCGGCGCGAATACACAACGCCCTCGGCGCAGGCATAGATCATCGCCGTCTCGCGATTCGCCCCAAAGGTCACCTTCGCGCCCGCAGGCGCCAGCAGCTTAAAAAACACACCGTGCACCAGCTCGTGCACGGCGAACGACGCCATTGAGATCGCAGCCAAGCCGACTATCCAGCCCACGACAGCCATCCAGCCGCCCGCGTCAGCCGCATCCAAGTCTGCAGGCCCACCCAGCAACATAAACACCGGCACCAAGCACACGGCAAACACGCCGACTACGACCATCCCCCACACAAAGCAAGCGTGCAGAAAATCCTCGTCTTCAAACGCATGTATGTTGGAAATCTCATTCATAGCATCTTAGGATAGCGCCCCTGCCACGTACCCGTCCGCATGTGCGATAATGTCGAACGATATGCACGAATTGACCACCGCGTCGCCAGGCCTTGCGCCCGGCCGCGCTCTCACCATATGCGAAGGAGTCCCATGGCATCCAAATACTCCATGAACGACCGTCCCAGCTGGCCTCGCCGCGCCATCGTTACCGCCGGCGAGCCCTACGGCAACAAGGGCCTTCACTTTGGCCACGTCGGCGGCGTCTTTGTCCCTGCCGACTTCTTCGCCCGCTTCCTGCGCGACCGTCTGGGCCGCGAGAACGTCATCTTCACCTCGGGCACCGACTGCTACGGCTCGCCCATCATGGAGAGCTACCGCAAGCTCAAGGAGAACGAGGGCTACGACAAGTCCATTAACGAGTACGTCGAGTCCAATCACTCCCGCCAGGCCGCGACCCTCAACAACTACAACATCAGCTGCGATATCTACGGCGGCTCGGGCCTTGAGCCGGCTGCGCAGATTCACAACGAAGTGACCGCCGAGATTATCGAGCGCCTGCATGAGCAGGGCACCATCTCCAAGCGCTCCACGCTGCAGTTCTACGACGCCAAGGCCGGCACGTTCCTCAACGGCCGCCAAGTGATCGGCCGCTGCCCCATCCAGGGCTGCAAGTCCGAGAAGGCTTATGCCGACGAGTGCGACCTGGGTCACCAGTTTGAGCCCGAGGAGCTCATCGCACCCAAGAGCCAGCTCACCGGCGAGGTGCCCGAGCTGCGCCCGGTCGACAACCTCTACTTCGACCTGCCGGCCTACCTCGACTTTATGAAGACCTACACCGCCAAGCTCGCCCAGAACCCGCAGGTTCGTTCCGTGGTCTCCAAGACCATGGAGGAGTGGCTGCTGCCGGCCCAGCTCTATATCCAAAACAAGTTCCGCGAGGCCTTCGATGCCGTCGAGGACCAGCTGCCCGAGCACACCGTGCTGGAGCCCGAGGGAAACAAGAGCAGCTTTACCGTCACCTTCCCCAGCTGGAAGGAGCGCGACGACGCCCATGCGGTGCTCGCCAACGGCGGCGTGCGCTTCCGCAGCGGCAAAGCGCTCGTGCCTTTCCGCATCACCGGCAACATCGACTGGGGCGTTCCGGTGCCCCAGGTCGACGGCGTTTCCGACGTCACCTGCTGGTGCTGGCCAGAGAGCCTGTGGGCGCCCATCAGCTATACGCGTACCGTGCTCGCGCGCGATGCCAAGGCCGCCGGCGTGACCGAGGGCGTCGCCGCCCAGGATGCCGCCCTCATGGGCGAGCCCGCTGCCGACTCCACACAGGTGCCCGCGCCCACCTACCAGCACAGCTCGCTCGACTGGCGCGACTGGT encodes the following:
- the istB gene encoding IS21-like element helper ATPase IstB, whose product is MSAAVQASPLNRLAANLEELGLEGMASSVPEYVRLVADGRKSLVDAMLELTDAQIALKRRADDERRTRMANFPYIKTLADFDWGFQPSVPRGLVEQLATLEFVDRGDNVVLVGSPGVGKTHLSIAIGHEAVMARKQVYFADCSRLVEDLKHASAKEALARRMRFYEHCSLLIIDELGYLDIGKEGADLLFQLVNRRYALKRSTIVTTNVPVGRWGDVFGSNVTASAVADRLCHHCAMIKITGRSYRLKDVSIGGEDGKEEGA
- the istA gene encoding IS21 family transposase, coding for MAEKNLIGELDMYREAGIKPNFSDIAKRYGKDRHTVAAYWRAEGGRPRDGRADRAGSFDAHIEEVAAKAQLPGVTKKGIHEWLLHRYPGENLAGYNAFTQFMRKNGIAVGASVGPEPHPRFETPPGLQLQFDWKESVRMANRDGELFEFNVFAATLGHSRRHIFIRSGTRTTDDLVRCMYATIARLGGVPREWVTDNMSALVTVKGGRRLKVQRAYEFAKAAGFELKLCRPRSPQTKGKVESSNRFLSRLAAYQGDFDGWDDIDEIIARIEDASNSEPNETTGLPPSALFMEEKDALLPVGNLRALEEAMGDVVRVARVPATMLVSAHGEPMSVPRRCIGRPARIVCMPGGAMDCYVGGELVATHVAGGPAYDPAHYAEAMAGKRWFGDAAGDIEAAAAANLGLLDSIGGSL
- the queA gene encoding tRNA preQ1(34) S-adenosylmethionine ribosyltransferase-isomerase QueA encodes the protein MRTDDFDYNLPEELIAQAPAEPRDSCRLLVVDRKGSETGTPLGHGGTVEHRIFRDIIDYIEPGDVLVINQTRVMPARLIGRKTGSGGVVETLLLKRREDVDPLGHVWECLVKPGKRLKPGAQIEYRAGGAHAPEGAPVVLTAEVVDFVTDSRGGRLVRFEPAGCNAAGEPRTLDEAIHAAGHVPLPPYITDYEGDPEKYQTVYAMKEEHSAAAPTAGLHFTPELMAAIEAKGAKFAAVELEVGIDTFRLVEEDDPTQHVMHTERYHVSQEVVDAVHKAKAEGHRVIAVGTTAVRSLESAFDTDAPVSDPAVTARYFEGREDGADTLGRGDIVVRENATTQLYLMPGSTYHVVDALITNFHVPRSTLMMLVSALATRDQIMDAYAAAIEERYRFFSFGDAMLIC
- a CDS encoding epoxyqueuosine reductase QueH, producing MKPLLLHACCAPCSLEPVRLLREEGFEPTICWTNPNIQPHDEWQRRLDELRRWCADGDIELIEAGEDRERWEAGVAPLGADRARRCRSCYALRLAEACRVAQERGFEFVGTTLAVSPYQLFETCNDVLERLAAARGLTPVIRDFRTYYPEATRRSRELGMYRQNYCGCRFSAVEAAMDRARIRDERKAAKK
- a CDS encoding DUF3267 domain-containing protein, yielding MNEISNIHAFEDEDFLHACFVWGMVVVGVFAVCLVPVFMLLGGPADLDAADAGGWMAVVGWIVGLAAISMASFAVHELVHGVFFKLLAPAGAKVTFGANRETAMIYACAEGVVYSRRRYMAVCLAPTVVVTAALALGFAFSGYPLLCYLAAGLHLSGCVGDWYYVRTILRDRRIVACEDTSFGVRFFG
- a CDS encoding class I tRNA ligase family protein, coding for MASKYSMNDRPSWPRRAIVTAGEPYGNKGLHFGHVGGVFVPADFFARFLRDRLGRENVIFTSGTDCYGSPIMESYRKLKENEGYDKSINEYVESNHSRQAATLNNYNISCDIYGGSGLEPAAQIHNEVTAEIIERLHEQGTISKRSTLQFYDAKAGTFLNGRQVIGRCPIQGCKSEKAYADECDLGHQFEPEELIAPKSQLTGEVPELRPVDNLYFDLPAYLDFMKTYTAKLAQNPQVRSVVSKTMEEWLLPAQLYIQNKFREAFDAVEDQLPEHTVLEPEGNKSSFTVTFPSWKERDDAHAVLANGGVRFRSGKALVPFRITGNIDWGVPVPQVDGVSDVTCWCWPESLWAPISYTRTVLARDAKAAGVTEGVAAQDAALMGEPAADSTQVPAPTYQHSSLDWRDWWCSDDAQIYQFIGQDNIYFYCIAQTAMWEALGWDLTQSTVSACYHLLYMGKKASSSSQTPPPPADDLLNHYTCEQMRAHWLSLGLSEKPVSFSPKAYDTRVTGKDKDGNEVRACDDKRVIDPALKESALLTGVFNRLARSCFYGVAVKEGDESPYRNGCIPAGAASAAVVEAAEQAALAFEQAMYKFETHRALAVCDDYLRAANKRWSDASKAANKLEGDEANAAMTQALVDAFTELRVATVLMHGIVPAGCELICEYFDVDPVAFFSWDNIFASTDEFVESLGEKPGDHRVKPLPPRFDFFSKHESQY